The following are encoded together in the Engraulis encrasicolus isolate BLACKSEA-1 unplaced genomic scaffold, IST_EnEncr_1.0 scaffold_103_np1212, whole genome shotgun sequence genome:
- the LOC134441968 gene encoding ATP-dependent DNA helicase RecQ-like, with amino-acid sequence MEQRTALESFIERKDVFALLPTGFGKSLIYQLAPLVAKSMGICENPIVVVVSPLIALMEDQVREATALGISACQLDPDIEALIKRGSFNIVLGSPESWLSGKWRDMLTDEVYRKNLLGIVVDEVHLTYKWGRASKGQTAFRESFSRLGELRAIVKPGTPVMALTASADLQSRAIVKRQLHMDNATMLTVSPDRQNIRLGLHRVSTDSLDCLDWVVKDVKDKGADMLPVLIYCRTVNTVARVFCHLRAELGDRAWVAGEQIGDNLLIAMFHSHTLPANKSRVLSALTGHGNCRVVVATTALGVGLNFSNVSHVVMYGVPEDTEAMVQQIDVDFTGYFDSEDDESGHVLITSSSAESGFSVLKGSD; translated from the exons ATGGAACAAAGAACAGCCCTGGAATCATTTATCGAACGGAAAGACGTTTTCGCCTTGCTACCTACTGGCTTCGGTAAAAGTTTAATTTACCAGTTAGCCCCGCTGGTCGCTAAATCAATGGGGATTTGCGAGAACCCAATTGTCGTGGTCGTCTCGCCACTAATCGCTCTAATGGAGGACCAGGTTCGAGAGGCGACTGCCCTGGGCATTTCTGCTTGCCAGCTGGACCCTGACATCGAAGCGCTAATCAAACGAGGCAGCTTCAACATTGTGCTAGGCAGTCCGGAGTCGTGGCTGAGTGGGAAATGGCGCGACATGTTGACCGACGAAGTCTACAGAAAAAATCTCCTGGGCATTGTCGTGGACGAAGTGCACCTCACTTACAAATG GGGAAGAGCTTCAAAGGGTCAGACTGCCTTCAGAGAGAGTTTTTCCAGACTGGGGGAACTTCGTGCTATTGTCAAACCAg GGACTCCTGTGATGGCACTGACCGCATCCGCCGATCTGCAGTCCAGGGCCATAGTGAAAAGACAGCTGCATATGGACAACGCAACTATGCTGACTGTCAGTCCTGACAGACAGAACATCAGACTAGGGCTGCATCGGGTCTCGACAGACTCACTCGACTGCCTGGACTGGGTCGTAAAGGATGTAAAGGACAAGGGTGCTGACATGTTGCCTGTGCTCATCTACTGTCGGACCGTGAACACTGTTGCACGAGTCTTCTGCCATCTGAGGGCTGAGCTGGGTGACAGGGCCTGGGTTGCTGGAGAGCAGATTGGGGACAACCTGCTCATAGCGATGTTCCACAGTCACACTCTGCCAGCAAACAAAAGCAGAGTACTCTCAGCACTGACAGGACATGGCAACTGCAGAGTTGTGGTGGCTACCACTGCTTTGGGAGTGGGACTGAACTTTTCAAATGTGTCCCATGTAGTGATGTATGGGGTACCTGAGGACACAGAGGCCATGGTGCAGCAGATTG ATGTGGACTTTACAGGATACTTTGACAGCGAAGACGATGAGTCTGGGCATGTGCTCATAACTTCCAGTAGTGCTGAATCGGGGTTCTCTGTACTTAAGGGCTCTGACTAA
- the gmeb1 gene encoding glucocorticoid modulatory element-binding protein 1, whose amino-acid sequence MAETEVTVSMGDMVVVKTTEQDDDGESDSKTQVILQLQPITHTQGLGEDGEAETAVVAVEAQEATLDGEEVELGYPITCGESKAVLIMKKFVCPGINVKCVKYGDQLISPKQFVHMAGKATLKDWKRAIRIGGVMLRKMMDSGQLDFYQHGTLCTNTCRSTKFDLLISNTRFPPDGTLLATPTSASGEHTCLLATPTSATATVDNGIVLERVEEGDVTTVTTASVEWNTASSLENAIKKENQEISEETLSFWKGIAEVGLMGEVVTNIKTELLEMLKGVQVHTDHTSLLDSEVAVLSNLVQVFGLLDSIKKILNEKRLQTDPSQEQHNTLTSLELQLEEQRKQQAQSWLALNSSMVTPMPTPAPTPTSSKRAPKRPRLQRPASTTTLLTSPSTPTGGSVTPQPHLTLHPQQFTVLSPITLTSVGHQPFSSVGQPFTVANLPLATLAQPANTLTLHTLPGGSQIFTRYTGGGTTATGAGLVATATTALDGSKAGQQETITLHSTSGGETITLHPTSSGGLTLVGTAAIQDSGHMGATVVSPMELVQLAQGALGGGAEGVMVSASTGAAGAEVMEGAMLVQQDLGEVTIAGVGGEEEEEENQEGHATVIEIDPAPGEGETQTHAVGVMQLQLAEEQEEANGTGGEITTMVIGGAGG is encoded by the exons atggCGGAGACAGAGGTCACCGTGTCCATGGGCGACATGGTGGTCGTCAAGACAACGGAACAGGATGACGACGGAGAGTCCGACAGCAAGACGCAGGTTATCCTCCAGCTccagcccatcacacacacacaggg ATTGGGTGAAGATGGTGAAGCGGAAACAGCCGTGGTGGCAGTTGAAGCCCAGG AAGCCACATTagatggggaggaggtggagctggGATATCCCATCACCTGCGGGGAGAGCAAAGCCGTGCTGATCATGAAGAAGTTTGTGTGTCCTGGAATCAACGTGAAGTGTGTCAAG tACGGTGATCAACTGATCAGCCCTAAGCAGTTTGTCCACATGGCCGGGAAAGCCACTCTCAAGGACTGGAAGAGAGCCATCCGGATAGGCGGAGTCATGCTCAG gAAGATGATGGATTCTGGCCAGCTGGATTTCTATCAGCACGGGACTCTGTGTACTAATACGTGTCGCAGCACCAAGTTCGACCTGCTCATCAGCAACACGCGATTCCCCCCCGACGGCACCCTGCTGGCCACGCCCACCTCCGCCTCAGGTGAGCACACCTGCCTGTTAGCCACGCCCACCTCCGCCACAG caACGGTGGATAATGGTATTGTATTGGAGCGTGTTGAGGAGGGGGACGTCACCACGGTAACGACCGCATCAGTAGAGTGGAACACAGCCAGCAGTCTGGAGAACGCCATCAAGAAGGAGAACCAGGAgatctcag aggagaccTTATCGTTCTGGAAGGGCATCGCGGAGGTGGGCCTGATGGGGGAGGTCGTGACCAACATCAAGACGGAGCTGCTGGAGATGCTGAAGGGAGTTCAGGTGCACACGGACCACACAAGCCTGCTggactcag aggtggccGTGCTGAGTAACTTGGTGCAGGTGTTTGGTCTGCTGGACTCCATTAAGAAGATCCTGAACGAGAAGAGACTGCAGACCGACCCCAGTCAGGAACAGCACAACACACTcacca GTCTGGAGCTCCAGCTGGAGGAGCAGCGTAAGCAACAGGCCCAGAGTTGGCTGGCCCTCAACAGCAGCATGGTGACCCCCATGCCCACGCCCGCCCCTACGCCCACCTCCTCCAAGAGGGCCCCCAAACGCCCCCGGCTGCAGCGGccggcctccaccaccaccctgctgACCTCCCCCTCCACGCCCACAGGGGGCAGTGTGACGCCCCAGCCCCACCTCACACTGCACCCCCAGCAGTTCACGGTGCTGTCCCCCATCACGCTCACCTCCGTGGGCCACCAGCCCTTCTCCTCCGTGGGGCAGCCCTTCACCGTGGCCAACCTGCCCCTCGCCACGCTGGCGCAGCCGGCCAACACCCTCACCCTGCACACGCTCCCTGGCGGCTCTCAGATCTTCACGCGCTACACAG GTGGTGGCACCACAGCTACGGGAGCAGGTTTGGTTGCCACGGCGACTACGGCGTTAGACGGCAGCAAGGCGGGCCAGCAGGAAACCATCACGCTGCACTCGACGTCAGGAGGAGAAACCATCACGCTGCACCCGACGTCCTCAGGGGGCCTCACTCTAGTGGGCACGGCTGCAATTCAGGACTCCGGCCACATGGGGGCGACGGTGGTCAGTCCTATGGAGCTGGTGCAGCTGGCACAGGGGGCCCTGGGCGGGGGGGCGGAGGGGGTGATGGTGTCCGCGAGCACGGGGGCCGCCGGAGCGGAGGTGATGGAGGGAGCCATGCTGGTCCAGCAGGACCTGGGAGAAGTCACAATCGCcggagtgggaggagaggaggaggaggaggagaaccagGAGGGTCACGCCACGGTGATCGAGATCGATCCGGCCCCGGGGGAGGGGGAGACGCAGACACACGCGGTGGGAGTGATGCAGCTACAACTggctgaggagcaggaggaggccaACGGAACAGGGGGAGAGATCACTACTATGGTcataggaggagcaggagga